Below is a window of Cheilinus undulatus linkage group 8, ASM1832078v1, whole genome shotgun sequence DNA.
TGCTAAAGCAAGGAAAAAATAgaacaattaaaaatgcattaatatcactttttttatttacattaataaCCCTCCTGTGCATTGTAGGCTCACTAAGAAGACCATGTGGCAGATTTCTGTAGGGATACCAGAGGATTAAATGGatgtggttaaagttttactctaACTCTGGTGGTGGCTAGAGATAAATACACTCTAAAAAGTgtacattttactatttttgagtgAAATATCTGTAAttctggaaaaattactccccagattttcctgtgtggCCATCAGTATCAGCGGGTATCATTCATATGTTTCCATACACATTCACTCACCAATGCACCACTGAAGCAGTAGGAGCAAACAGGGGTTAAgcagctggggatcaaacctaCAACCTTCCAACTATAAGACGACCGATTCTACCAACTGAGCAGTCAGTGAGTCAGCCATCTTGACTTTGTGTCCTATAAGATTCTCTGCTTCCTTGATTCCAGAGCCAGATAACAAGGAAAAGAGCAAAAGAAGAGTCCCTAACGTCACAGAGTGCCTTAGAAAGTTGCCCACCAGAGACCCCAGGACCTGATGTGGTGATAGTTGGGGCCGGGGTCCTGGGCTCAGCTATGGCAGCTGTCCTAGCCCGCGATGGAAGGAGGGTAACGGTGGTGGAGAGGGACCTGAAGGAGCCTGACAGGATCGTAGGAGAACTTCTACAGCCTGGAGGATATAAAGCACTGAAAGAGCTTGGACTCGAAGGTCAGTGATTTAAACTGGTGCTGTCAAAGAGCTGCAAAAAACACATACGCTGCTTTCACAAATACCTCAAACTCCAGAagtgtttgcatttttcaaTGCAGATTGGCAATTTTTAACTCAGAATTTTCCTCACAACCCTATAGTGAATCTCCATGTTTCATATTCCAGATTGTATTGTAACTAATAGTTTATGTCTTAAACGTTACAGTTGTTCATAATTGCAGGGTTTTTTAGTGCATATCTGCAGAgtatgagaaaaagaaaatacaagtgGTCTCCACTGATAAAGAGATGAACGGAGGGGCAGTGCTATCTGCCAACCTGCTCTACCTACAGTCATGGTTTGTCAGGGACTATAAGTGTCAACTTAATACAACGCACAAGCCTAGACAGACATGATAACTAAAAGTGGTTTCTACTGTAATGTCAAGTCTTACTGTTGTGCCCATCAGCCTCGCTCTTTTGTATTCGTATGACTGCTGTGACCCAACACTTAACCCTCTCAGGCCTGAAGGCCAGCTTTTCTACATCTTTCTCTCTAATATTACCcacacagagaaaagaaaaaatcttaTTAGACAGTTTGAGCCACAGTGAATCATCATGTTAGGACTTTGAGGAGGGAGTGGATGCAGGCTAGCAGCTGACTGTGGGAGGAAAGGGTGCAGACGAGTCTAGGGAAGGGAGAGAACTGCCATGTGAGGGACAGAAGATCACAGACCAGGCTGGTGCTGCAgaatattgacttttttttttttttttgcaaagcaaCTGGGCATCATAGTCAGGGCTACAAAAGACAACAAACTATGTAGAGGACTTTAAGCATACACATAGACTATAGATGTAAATAATGtgtcatgtacagtgcttaacaaatttattagaccatcctaaccctaaccaaagtaaggtttatgccacagttgcactaaattaacagcattggtaattaccaaaatcattttttatgtttctgcaatggttaatagaccaatatgtagaagctttttaacccaaatcatatttttaatgctaaaatataattattattgttatccatgaattttcaaatttactgatttacaaataaactgaaaaaatattaaagcacatcaatatttcttgattaatatgtcaaattatagttatttacttgcattcctgaacagaaaaatgagtgttagtggttgaatgttatgcttgattaatttctgacttctcagagaagcccagtgagccggctcaaaattgggtgaattcagtttgaaattcctcattcctgttcaaaatggtaaaacgtggagagctcactgagaatgaaagagtccacattaaagcactccatgatgctggatggtctttgagacaaatatgacaggtggtctaataaatttgttaagcactgtatgtttgcAAACAGTGTCTTTGATAGACTTGATAAATACTATTAAATGTCAGGATGTGTCTTCATGCTgtactaagaaaaaaatgaataaattgtggTTTCGGTAAAGTTGCAAACAACACATTTGAGATTTTATGAGTAACTGAATTCAGCTTGCCTTGGCCAGACTACACTTAAGTGATCAATCTGTCTTTAATTATAGCACCAGTTTACAATCAATCTCAAATCACTTTACAAATGGGCAGGTCTAAACCAGAATATTATTTAAGAAAACCCAGCCTTAATCCGGGTACAAACAAACAggattaaaaggtcaagattAACAATGAATTAATGGCTAATCTGACCATAAGTCCATCCCTAAGTTATCTTCTTCTACATGGCTACAACATTACTAATAATAGTTATATAATAGGTCTGAGCATTCTAATACTAGCATTCACAACCGAAGTGATGGAGAGGATGTTGGTATAGCAGTTGAAATAAAAGGAATTCATATATTTTGAGAACTCCAAGAGACTGaaatcataaatatatatactcTTGGGTTATTAAttgagttttaatttagttCATAATTTTGCCTTCTCAAAATTTAAGATACAAAATAAGTGTGATTTAATGACTACTGTGCCACATGCCATGCTATACTCATCTGGTCCATGGGTGTTGTCATAAGATGAATGTTTAAGTGTGTTCTGATTTATTCTGGCTACATTTATaaacaaacacttttttcatattcttatttatttatctaacatgccagatagactgtttcttATATGCTGCTGAAGTGTCCTGCTTGGTTTTGCTTGGCGAcccaggggttagcactgtcgcctcacagtaagaaggtccttggttcgcttcccggtcagggcctttctgttcGAAGTTTACATGTTtcctctgtgcatgtgtgggctctctctgggtactccggcttcctcccaccaccaaaacacatgctgattaggttaattggtgactctaaattggccataggggtgcctggttgtctgtctatGTATGTCAGTCCTGCAATttactggcaaccagtccagggtgtaccctgcctctcagccaatgacagctgggataggctcaagCCCCCTGCGATCCCCCAAagaataagcggtatagaaaatggatgaatggaaggTTCTGCTCTTGAAGTTGgctgaaacaagaaaaaaatcaagactcattttatgcaaaatcaaagaaaaccaaagaaaatactctgtaaatataaatactgtacttttttaaaaaatgaattaggCATTAATCGTAAACCGTCTTAATAATTTCCTTTTTAGTAGGGATTGTAAACATTCAGGGATACTGAGTTTGTGTTGCAAAACTTGAATCTGTTGCATTTGCTTTCCCTCAGGATCGGTGGAGGATATAGATGCTCATCTGGTCAATGGCTATGTGATCCATGACATAGAAAGCAGTACAGAGGTGGAGATCCCCTATCCTCAGAAGGAGGACAGCATCCAGTGTGGACGTGCCTTCCATCATGGTCGTTTCATCATGGGCCTCAGGAGAACTGCACAAGCTGAACCAAAGTGAGCGTTGtcaaaaaataaagccaaatgaTGGCTGCACCAGCAGGACAAGGGAACAACAGCTATAGTTACTATCATTTATTACCTGGTGGATGTATCctatagatcagtggttctcaaccttttcagcctgcagcccccaaaataaagatgccagagaccagggatcCCCTCTGGGCCTGAGGGTGTTTGAACAAACCATGCACAGTCAATAACACAGTAGTTGTGTACAGACAAgactgcccataaggggggataaaggggagagctttctggggcccagccagactgggaGCCAAtagaggtcagaaaaatcatggtctactgtaaagttaaactgtgatatcaatattttatatttgacctgaataataaccactcatcaaatgaataaacatatttttttactctttcatGCCTTattaaatagccttcttaaaaatgtaagtcccttttcttaaaaacagaaaatgggttaaaatgggggaaaaaatggtgaaaaggggatgAGATGGGATTTtggaagtagcagaaatgggttagaattgGTGAAGTTAcattaaaatggcaacaaataaggaaaaaaatggcaaaaatcagttaaagtggcaaaaacaggtgtaaaaagtggcaaaagggaattgaaaagttgcagaaaagggtttaaagtggcaaaaatggctggaaaatTTAAttaatgggatgaaaaattgttttaaacaaaaaattggttaactgaggcagaacaACTGGTAGAATTTGGCAGAAAggggttaaactagcaaaaattcTCATAACAAATAGAGAAATGTGGTTCAAACAGGCAAAACTGAAAAgttttgatgaataaaaagTGGGTAATAGTCGCAATAATaagtcaacagagacaacaacaagtgggaagtggcaagaattgttttagaagtttcaaaaataggcaaaaaatgtgttataaatggtttaaaactgacaaaaattgattataagtagaaaaaatgtgttaaaatcagCAGTAttggtgcaaagtggcaaaagcgtagtttgaaaaatattcttaggtTTTAAGACATTTGGAGATCCCCTCTCAGTGTCCTGCAACCCCCAAGGGGTCCCGTGTCTGGTTCTGTGATTGTCTGTTAACTGTTTGTATGTATATACTTGTCAACATGGGTGTAACTCAGGATTTTTGGCCCttagaaacaaaaaacacagggccccccttcgCTGGCCAGCCAAGAAAAAATTGTTGCGTCGTTGTATTAACATTTATGctttcaaaaaataatttggacgattttttccctttattagTGAGaaatattttactattttactaTTATTTACTATACATTACTGTATGTGTTTATTACTTTATTCCCAAAGTATGAGACAATACAGTTTTAGCTTTCTAACCCCCAcactgtccctgctttcttctcctccaacTGCCTCCTCCCCtgctttttatgtcatttaaatgtttttttttttagactaaatctgtattttaagtAACACGACCTTGATTTGCATGTGACTACACCTCAAGTAGccatgttttaatttcagtagTCATTTTTACATTCTGTCAATGCTACAGTGGTGCTCACATGTCTAACTTTCTGACTGCATATCCCAGTGTTATGTTCATGGAAGGCACAGTGACCCGTTTGCTGGAAGAAGATGGCTGTGTTACAGGAGTCCAGTACAAGGATAAAGAAAGTGGAGAGCTCAAGGTAAGAGGGCCTTTATTTCCCCTTTTAGAAATTATATATCCAGTTCCACAGTGTGTGATGACTTTCTAAACTTGTGTTTTATAGGAAATCAATGCAGCGCTGACTGTAGTCGCTGATGGCTGTTTCTCCAAATTCAGAAAAAGTCTTGTCTCAGGAAAAGCTCTCACCTCTTCTCACTTTGTTGGATGCCTTATGAAAGTAAGAACCATGCaaagttgttgttgttctttacTGATTACACtgaattaaaattaatgtgTAGAAAATGTTGAGCACAGAGGGTTGAGCAAgtgtattgtgttgtttttggcgTAGAAATGAGTAGTTGATAATAAACTGTTACTGATTTTAAATGCTTAATAACTGAAGGATTTGtctcactttaaatgaagtcagTGTCAATCTTTTACCAAACCTAAAGTcagttttttaactttctttatTCCCTGTTTGTTTGTAGGACTGTCCCCAGTTTAAAGCCAACCATGCAGAGCTAGTACTTGCCCATCCGAGCCCAGTACTTATCTACCAGATATCATCCTCACACACCAGAGTCCTTGTGGACATCAGAGGGGAGATGCCTCGCTGCCTGCCAGATTACATGACTGAGAAGATATACCCTCAGCTGCCAGGTAAGAAACAGACAACTCTGTGggtttttaattatttgataTGTTTTCACTGGACAGTCAGATGTGATTCTTGGTCGGCATATTTCCAGACTATTGTCTGTTCAGTGTGTTGCCATGGGGGCAAAAGATAAAGGATTTGATTCCTGGTGCTCTCCTATGTTCAGCTTAATTATTAAAGCTTCCAGAGCTTTGGTAGAAGTGAAAATGGAGTCACACTCCCTGATAAGTGTTCATTCAGACACCAAAAGAAACCAGATTTCCTAGTGCTGGCCTACTGCATCTTTCTGTTGCAGTCACTGAACCAGATGTGTCGTTTTCTTTTTGACCCACAGAGCATTTAAAGGAACCCTTCATGTCAGCCCTTCAAAACGATCGACTCAGGTCCATGCCTGCCAGCTTCCTCCCTCCCTCGCCCATCAGCAAACCAGGTAATGCAGTGTTAATGGAAGGTGATGTTGTTTGCAGtacttttttaaacagaataGTGACTTAGGAAACATTCAAAGTTTTAGTAAGCAcaattatgtgataaaaaataaattttcttgaaaaaacaatttcaaaactGTTTTCCAATAAACTTATTTTCTAGAGTCTCCTATCTACAAGATTCTCTTTGAGATATTCCGCTGATTTTGTTTGACAATAATCGGGAAATTACAACGTCC
It encodes the following:
- the sqlea gene encoding squalene monooxygenase, which produces MWTFLGIASFTYLYKKSNTFLSYAQKELVMAAVLLLTFGLIVQYVRYFHGQKLTASKVFHLPLTLFSLLPGINNFFPQTSTEWNEGAATSLKSQITRKRAKEESLTSQSALESCPPETPGPDVVIVGAGVLGSAMAAVLARDGRRVTVVERDLKEPDRIVGELLQPGGYKALKELGLEGSVEDIDAHLVNGYVIHDIESSTEVEIPYPQKEDSIQCGRAFHHGRFIMGLRRTAQAEPNVMFMEGTVTRLLEEDGCVTGVQYKDKESGELKEINAALTVVADGCFSKFRKSLVSGKALTSSHFVGCLMKDCPQFKANHAELVLAHPSPVLIYQISSSHTRVLVDIRGEMPRCLPDYMTEKIYPQLPEHLKEPFMSALQNDRLRSMPASFLPPSPISKPGVLLLGDAYNMRHPLTGGGMSVALNDVLIWRNLLNNIPDLHDDREMLQAKKKFHWKRKSSHSFVVNVLAQALYELFAATDNSLYELRKACFQYFKLGGECIAGPIGLLSVLSPKPMTLIGHFFAVALYAIYFNFKSESWSTKPRALLKSGAILYRACTVMFPLIYSELKYMVY